One segment of Brassica napus cultivar Da-Ae chromosome C3, Da-Ae, whole genome shotgun sequence DNA contains the following:
- the LOC106390020 gene encoding transcription initiation factor TFIID subunit 10 → MNHGQQSGEAKHEDDAVLTEFLGSLMDYTPTIPDDLVEHYLAKSGFQCPDVRLIRLVAVATQKFVADVASDALQHCKARPAPVVKDKKQQKDKRLILTMEDLSKALREYGVNVKHPEYFADSP, encoded by the exons ATGAATCACGGCCAACAGTCTGGCGAGGCGAAGCATGAGGATGATGCTGTTCTTACAGAGTTCCTTGGGTCTCTGATGGATTACACTCCTACT ATTCCTGATGATCTAGTGGAGCACTACTTGGCTAAGAGTGGGTTTCAGTGCCCTGATGTAAGATT AATAAGGCTAGTTGCTGTGGCTACACAAAAGTTTGTTGCAGATGTTGCCAGCGATGCTCTTCA GCACTGCAAGGCTAGACCAGCTCCAGTTGTTAAAGACAAAAAACAGCAAAAG GATAAACGTTTAATATTGACAATGGAAGACCTTTCAAAAGCCCTGCGTGAG TATGGAGTGAACGTGAAGCATCCAGAATATTTTGCTGATAGCCCTTGA
- the LOC106378537 gene encoding uncharacterized protein LOC106378537, translated as MKSNGKAIVSHDPIVKKPNGKDAVSSTVLDQPTGKNAVSSAKVHKVMPAVSSAVPIQPSGKTAVSSVKVDKVRSSAKVDKVLFFRDVSFGIQEGELRFRLIHLWEARNVLTKTLIGLEMLLIDEQGSVIQGFIPSARIDTYLPHMKAGSVYRLNKCFGSNSKVMYRVAEPRVVISFTSNSVLSDLEDSRVNFPDDRFRFHSYKEFEAACDLKGDLYDYVGHLKLVNGQTLNASVVLDEEEIASTRRLLLHVQTHDGPVMKLYLWDQAAADFCAKFKLHGSTPRVILVTTVNPKRFGGALALASMSSSRVFLDFDVQPTRDYVTWLDSNLDVANRVDAKVVT; from the exons ATGAAGTCGAACGGGAAAGCCATAGTCTCTCACGATCCGATTGTGAAGAAACCAAACGGCAAGGATGCTGTCTCCTCCACCGTTCTGGATCAACCAACCGGTAAAAACGCCGTCTCCTCCGCCAAGGTCCATAAGGTGATGCCCGCCGTCTCCTCCGCTGTACCGATCCAACCAAGCGGTAAAACCGCCGTCTCCTCCGTCAAGGTTGATAAG GTTCGCTCCTCCGCCAAGGTTGATAAGGTGTTGTTTTTTAGAGACGTCTCATTTGGCATACAAGAAGGGGAGTTAAGGTTTCGGCTCATCCATTTATGGGAGGCTCGAAATGTGCTTACAAAAACACTTATTGGTCTAGAGATGCTCCTCATCGATGAACAg GGATCTGTTATCCAAGGTTTCATCCCATCAGCAAGGATTGATACCTACTTGCCACACATGAAAGCAGGATCTGTCTACAGACTGAATAAGTGTTTCGGATCAAACAGCAAAGTCATGTACCGGGTTGCTGAGCCTAGGGTAGTCATCAGTTTCACTTCGAACTCTGTCCTCTCTGATCTTGAGGACAGTCGGGTTAATTTCCCTGATGATCGGTTCCGTTTCCATAGTTACAAAGAGTTTGAGGCAGCATGTGACCTCAAAGGTGATCTTTACG ATTATGTTGGGCACTTGAAACTGGTGAATGGGCAGACACTGAATGCTAGTGTGGTGCTTGACGAAGAGGAAATAGCTTCGACCCGGCGGCTTTTGCTCCATGTTCAAACTCATGA TGGACCAGTGATGAAGCTCTACCTATGGGACCAGGCTGCAGCAGACTTTTGTGCCAAATTCAAGTTGCATGGAAGCACTCCAAGGGTTATTTTAGTAACCACCGTAAACCCAAAACGTTTTGGAG GTGCTCTTGCTCTTGCTTCAATGTCATCCTCTCGGGTGTTTTTGGACTTTGATGTTCAACCAACCCGTGATTATGTCACTTG GTTGGACTCAAATTTAGATGTGGCTAATAGGGTTGATGCAAAGGTGGTCACATAG
- the LOC106390019 gene encoding B3 domain-containing protein REM17 yields the protein MWCLTMADTVLQSPTNPHFFQPILPGSHMNIPVAFFSKHVQGRHGDKTARLRSDASDTTWEVVITGRRLTGGWKEFVKAHDLRVGDVLVFRHEGELVFHVTALGSSCCEVEYTTLDDGDDNKETVLPSDIKPMKKRAKKNPRKKDFCSCFVANVTVSSLHEDKVYIPVSFVRPNGLSNTYCKIVLLNEMGRSWKLSLVHDKSGSYLRQGWRSFCSANAINGGRYTFKLVQNSETPVIRLYQAEHRHEDNTHSYLVGTLTPSSLRNDTLYLSRRFVNSNGLKEKCCEMILKNDNGGTWCLVLRRNETNETTVISRGWRSFCHANGLKVRDPFRFKLAGTREKPVLQFCPSESNRNTRHVDCSEEASTMASTKQGR from the exons ATGTGGTGTTTGACAATGGCGGATACAGTTCTTCAATCTCCAACAAACCCACATTTCTTCCAGCCTATTCTTCCCGGCTCACACATG AACATTCCTGTAGCCTTCTTCTCAAAGCATGTCCAAGGAAGACACGGAGACAAGACTGCAAGATTGAGATCAGATGCTTCGGATACGACTTGGGAAGTGGTAATAACCGGCCGGAGACTCACCGGAGGATGGAAAGAATTCGTCAAAGCTCATGATCTCCGTGTTGGAGATGTTCTTGTTTTCAGACACGAGGGAGAACTGGTGTTTCATGTCACTGCACTGGGATCCAGTTGCTGTGAGGTTGAGTACACAACCCTTGATGACGGTGATGATAATAAAGAAACTGTTTTACCTTCAGATATCAAACCAATGAAGAAGAGAGCGAAGAAGAATCCAAGGAAAAAAgatttttgttcttgttttgtAGCAAATGTCACAGTCTCAAGCTTGCATGAGGATAAAGTG TACATTCCAGTTAGTTTTGTGAGGCCAAACGGTTTGAGCAATACCTACTGTAAGATTGTTCTTCTTAACGAGATGGGAAGGTCATGGAAGTTAAGTTTGGTTCACGACAAAAGCGGGTCTTATCTCAGACAAGGTTGGAGAAGCTTTTGTAGTGCCAATGCGATTAATGGAGGTCGTTATACATTCAAACTGGTCCAAAACTCAGAAACGCCTGTAATACGTTTGTACCAAGCAGAACATAGACATGAGGACAATACACATTCTTATCTTGTGGGAACCCTCACGCCTTCTAGCCTACGTAATGATACGCTG TATCTTTCAAGGCGGTTTGTTAACTCAAATGGTCTGAAGGAAAAATGTTGTGAGATGATTCTTAAGAACGATAATGGTGGAACATGGTGTTTAGTTTTGAGACGCAACGAAACAAACGAGACTACTGTTATCTCACGAGGCTGGAGAAGTTTCTGCCATGCAAACGGGTTAAAAGTTAGAGATCCCTTCAGGTTTAAACTAGCTGGAACAAGAGAAAAGCCTGTTCTTCAGTTTTGCCCTTCTGAATCCAACCGCAACACAAGGCATGTAGACTGTTCAGAAG AGGCTTCCACTATGGCATCAACAAAGCAGGGAAGATAA
- the LOC106424194 gene encoding probable protein phosphatase 2C 59: MFSDVVFRCLNKGVWEGTMGYLNSVLSSSSQVHADDGPVSGGGLSQNGKFSYGYASSPGKRSSMEDFYETRIDGVHGEIVGLFGVFDGHGGARAAEYVKQNLFSNLIRHPKFISDTTAAIADAYNQTDSEFLKSENSQNRDAGSTASTAILVGDRLLVANVGDSRAVICRGGNAIAVSRDHKPDQSDERQRIEDAGGFVMWAGTWRVGGVLAVSRAFGDRLLKQYVVADPEIQEEKVDSSLEFLILASDGLWDVVSNEEAVGMVKLIEDPEEGAKRLMTEAYQRGSADNITCVVVRFFSDQTGAVGTSSNSIPIDHGIIPDRSSSDPST; encoded by the exons ATGTTCTCCGACGTCGTTTTTAGGTGTTTGAACAAGGGTGTTTGGGAGGGTACTATGGGATATCTGAATTCTGTGTTGTCATCTTCGAGCCAGGTTCACGCCGACGATGGACCTGTTAGCGGCGGCGGCCTCAG TCAGAACGGGAAGTTCAGCTATGGATACGCAAGCTCTCCTGGTAAAAGATCTTCTATGGAGGACTTCTATGAGACTCGAATCGATGGCGTTCATGGCGAAATTGTTGGTCTTTTTGGTGTCTTTGATG GACATGGAGGTGCACGTGCTGCTGAGTATGTGAAGCAAAATCTATTCAGTAATCTGATCAGGCATCCAAAGTTCATCTCTGACACTACTGCAGCAATag CTGATGCATACAACCAAACGGACTCGGAGTTTCTTAAATCAGAAAATAGTCAGAACAGAGATGCTGGTTCAACGGCCTCAACAGCCATCTTAGTTGGTGACCGTTTACTTGTTGCAAATGTAGGGGACTCTAGAGCCGTCATATGCAGAGGTGGCAATG CTATTGCTGTATCCCGAGATCACAAGCCTGATCAAAGTGATGAGCGCCAACGAATTGAAGACGCGGGAGGATTTGTCATGTGGGCTG GAACATGGAGAGTTGGAGGAGTTCTTGCGGTTTCTCGTGCATTTGGCGATAGGTTATTGAAGCAGTATGTCGTTGCTGATCCGGAGATACAG GAGGAAAAAGTTGATAGCTCTCTCGAGTTTCTCATTCTTGCGAGTGATGGTCTCTGGGATGTTGTATCTAACGAG GAAGCTGTTGGCATGGTCAAGTTGATAGAAGATCCCGAGGAAGGTGCAAAGAGACTGATGACCGAAGCTTACCAAAGAGGAAGTGCAGACAACATAACTTGTGTCGTTGTACGTTTCTTCTCAGACCAGACAGGAGCAGTAGGTACCAGCAGCAACAGTATCCCAATCGATCACGGTATTATACCAGACAGAAGCTCCAGTGACCCATCAACCTAG
- the LOC106390018 gene encoding B3 domain-containing protein REM7-like, with the protein MVNPPLQSPTNPHFFQPLLPGFHTHLTIPVVFFSKHIHGKTKKKTVKLRSDASDKTWEVKIDGRRLTRGWKDFTTAHDLRIGDIIIFKHEGDMVFNVTPFGPSCCEIQYTRSHIIKEEADTDDDDEDDNERQYKIKNETVSYVSGNGLKPKTEPRSSFSFDHCFVSEVTTSNLKLDTLYLPVGATSSNALNKRCHEMILVNKEGNSWTASLKLRESGGMYYIRRGWRRFCLDNRRKVGDLFVFNLVGDGKTTPMMCVCPEEDCSELMSKHLSRGRRSRKTKKRSKWVASSSSRRNRFLTITLTRYNFISSKLILPIAFTNTNGLSNYKEIILMDKHGVKRLTKLVQDGPHNNRKGLGKGWKFFCEANDVFKIGESFVLELVWEDTVPVLKFCSKVKVETVNV; encoded by the exons ATGGTGAATCCACCACTTCAGTCTCCGACCAATCCACATTTCTTCCAGCCACTTCTTCCTGGTTTTCACACTCACCTC ACAATACCTGTGGTCTTCTTCTCAAAGCACATACATGGAAAAACcaagaagaaaacagtgaaactAAGATCAGACGCTTCAGACAAAACTTGGGAAGTGAAAATAGATGGCAGGAGACTCACCCGAGGGTGGAAAGACTTCACCACAGCACATGACCTTAGAATCGGAgacattattattttcaaacacgAAGGAGATATGGTGTTCAATGTCACTCCTTTTGGTCCTAGCTGTTGCGAGATTCAGTATACACGATCTCACATCATCAAGGAAGAAGCTGAcactgatgatgatgacgaagaTGACAATGAGCGTCAGTACAAGATTA AAAACGAAACTGTGTCTTATGTTTCAGGAAATGGTCTAAAACCCAAAACAGAACCAAGGTCTTCGTTCTCATTCGACCACTGTTTTGTATCAGAAGTCACTACTTCCAATCTAAAACTAGACACACTT TATCTTCCTGTGGGAGCTACGAGTTCAAATGCTTTGAACAAACGATGCCACGAGATGATACTAGTGAACAAAGAGGGAAACTCATGGACTGCAAGTTTGAAATTGAGAGAGTCAGGCGGAATGTATTACATCAGAAGAGGCTGGAGAAGATTCTGTCTTGATAACAGACGAAAAGTAGGAGACTTATTTGTGTTCAATCTGGTCGGAGATGGAAAAACTACTCCAATGATGTGTGTTTGTCCTGAAGAAGATTGTTCTGAACTAATGAGCAAACACTTGAGCAGAGGGAGACGGAGTAGAAAGACAAAGAAGCGTTCTAAATGGGtagcttcatcatcttcaaggCGAAACCGATTCCTCACTATCACTCTCACACGTTACAACTTCATTAGCTCCAAACTT ATTCTTCCTATAGCTTTCACGAATACTAATGGGCTTAGCAATTACAAAGAGATAATCTTGATGGACAAGCATGGTGTGAAGCGGTTAACGAAGCTGGTGCAAGACGGACCACACAATAATAGAAAAGGATTGGGGAAAGGATGGAAATTTTTCTGTGAAGCTAATGATGTATTCAAGATTGGTGAGTCTTTTGTGTTGGAGTTGGTGTGGGAAGACACGGTTCCTGTTCTCAAGTTTTGTTCCAAGGTCAAAGTCGAAACAGTTAATGTCTGA